One window from the genome of Hemitrygon akajei chromosome 4, sHemAka1.3, whole genome shotgun sequence encodes:
- the LOC140726314 gene encoding transcriptional regulator protein Pur-beta-like, with the protein MADRDSEGESGAPAEAAVLQDSPLPPPDPLPEGEEESTAAAVEDEEAADEASPTAGPPPPPPLLLQTQELASKRVDIQNKRFYLDVKQNAKGRFLKIAEVGTAGRKSRLTVSMPLAAEMRDRLGDFIEHYAQLGPGGGGIGDASSRRPPPPHHHLHPPIQAQPQARAPLAPGEVPPQRVLKSEYLVRENRKYYLDLKENQRGRFLRIRQTMSRGPGWGYSGQGQTIALPAQGLIEFRDALARLIEDFGVGGGPGPGGGSGDLGDGTLALVPPELPEGTSVPVDNKRFFFDVGSNRYGVFLRVSEVKPAYRHSITVPSKAWARFGDNFIRYAEEMRAIQEKRRDRRAELSRETVANSEEEEEED; encoded by the coding sequence ATGGCGGACAGAGACAGCGAGGGTGAGAGTGGGGCGCCGGCCGAGGCCGCGGTGCTCCAGGACTCTCCGTTACCGCCTCCAGACCCGCTCCCCGAAGGGGAAGAAGAGAGCACAGCAGCGGCCgtggaggatgaggaggcggCGGATGAGGCCTCGCCTACTGCCGGACCCCCACCGCCGCCGCCGTTGCTACTGCAGACCCAGGAGTTGGCCTCGAAGCGGGTGGATATCCAAAACAAGCGCTTCTACCTGGATGTCAAGCAGAACGCCAAAGGCCGCTTCCTGAAGATTGCCGAGGTGGGCACAGCGGGCCGAAAGAGTCGGCTCACCGTCTCCATGCCGCTGGCGGCCGAGATGCGCGACCGGCTGGGCGACTTCATCGAACACTACGCGCAACTCGGGCCCGGCGGAGGAGGAATTGGCGACGCCAGTTCCCGCAGGCCTCCGCCGCCGCACCACCACCTCCACCCGCCGATCCAAGCCCAGCCACAAGCTCGGGCCCCGCTGGCTCCAGGGGAGGTGCCGCCGCAGCGGGTTCTGAAAAGCGAGTACCTAGTGCGGGAAAACCGCAAGTATTACCTGGACTTGAAGGAAAACCAGCGCGGCCGGTTCTTGCGCATCCGCCAGACCATGAGCCGAGGCCCGGGTTGGGGCTACTCGGGACAGGGACAGACCATCGCCCTCCCTGCCCAAGGCCTCATCGAGTTTAGGGACGCTTTGGCTCGGTTGATCGAGGATTTTGGCGTTGGCGGCGGGCCAGGCCCGGGAGGCGGAAGCGGCGATCTGGGCGACGGCACATTAGCTCTTGTGCCGCCAGAGCTGCCCGAAGGGACCTCTGTGCCCGTCGACAACAAGAGGTTCTTTTTCGACGTCGGCTCCAATCGCTACGGGGTGTTTCTGAGAGTGAGCGAAGTCAAGCCGGCTTACCGCCACTCCATCACCGTCCCCAGCAAAGCCTGGGCCCGTTTCGGCGATAACTTCATCCGGTACGCCGAGGAGATGAGGGCAATCCAGGAGAAACGCAGGGACAGGAGAGCCGAGCTGTCAAGGGAGACAGTGGCGAACAGtgaagaggaagaagaggaagACTGA